TTGGTTCTCTGTTTGCAGGAACGGAGGAAAGTCCCGGAGAAACTATCCTTTTTCAGGGGAGGAGCTATAAGGTTTTCCGGGGGATGGGTTCTCTCGAAGCCATGAAAATGGGGAGCAGGGACAGATATTACATAGATGATATGGAGAACGATTTAAAACTGGTTCCGGAAGGGATAGAGGGGAGGGTACCCTACAGGGGTTCTCTCTCAGCAAGTGTTTATCAACTTGTGGGCGGTCTGAAGGCGGGTATGGGGTATCTTGGGTGCAGAACCATTTCTGAACTGAGAGAAAAGGCAAAGTTTATCCGTATCACATCAGCGGGTCTTAAGGAAAGTCATGTCCATGATGTGATCATCACCAAGGAAGCTCCCAATTACTGGCTGGATGAATCTTATGAAACATACTGATTTTGTTCATCTTCATGTCCACACACAGTACAGCCTCCTCGACGGCGCCTGCCGTCTCCATGACCTCTTTGAAAAAGCTAAAGAATTTGTAACTATTCAGGCACAAAGGGACAAAGGCACATAGGCACAAAGTTCAAAGGAATACAATCGGAATGCAGGACACAACCTGTCC
The window above is part of the Syntrophales bacterium genome. Proteins encoded here:
- a CDS encoding PHP domain-containing protein, which translates into the protein MKHTDFVHLHVHTQYSLLDGACRLHDLFEKAKEFVTIQAQRDKGT